ATTAAAGTAACGACATTATTTAGACGATCCACAAACTCACTCTGATCATCTCCGTCTTAATTCCTTTAGAAAACTAAGATGTTGCATGTTGGGGTAAAAGTCCTTCCTATCAATATCAACGGCTAGAACTACTACATCATAGCCAAATGTGTCGTCAAGAGGACCGAGACAAAAAAGTCGATACAATTTACCTGCATATGTCGTGCAAACTTAGTGATGATACGCAAAAGTTGTACGAACATCTTTAACATAACTTTCCCAAAAAACTTAACATCACAGATTTGTGCGAACATGAGTTATCCGATAAAGGTTTCATATAACTAAACAAATCAAAGATTTAACAAAACAGTCTTACTATCGAAAATGTTTGACATAAAGACTTTcgtaaaataactaaatagtaTTTTACGAAATAGTCTGGGAGAACAATATCAAACAGTATTTTACACTCGACAATGTGTTacgaattttttttcataaaataaaattgagcAGATTTTACGAAATAACTTCCATAAAACTAACTCgaaaatgaaataatttatgataaaacaaaactcaacagttttatgaaataatttatgataaagTTTGACATTTTACGAAACAGCCTTCATAAAATAGAACTAAACAGTTTTTATGAAATAACTTTCTTAAAATTATGCAAAAACTCAAAGTTATATGGAAGCTTCCACAAGCCTCTGCTCCTCGCCATCTCTATCTCTTGCTtcccttcttctcttctttttccttctctttctcctcacCATCTTACTCTCTCtatcccccccccctttttgtcCTCGCCAACTCTCTCTCTACAAACCTCGTCGCGAACTCTCTCTCTTTACATATCACCTTGTCACTTCCTTTTATGTCTTCGCTCCTTCACTCGTCTGAGATTTTTGTCAAGCGATTTCTGTTACCGTATTTGGAAATTTTAGgttctaagagcatgattatcgcgGAACCCAAAATGGGTTTCTGCATCAAATAAGGGTGTGGGTTCCAAAGTTCCCAGTTACGGATCGCTTTTGGACAGTTTGTTACACTATTTTGCGGGTTCCACGACACGTGGCGGTCTGCAATTGGTtccgttttaatttttttttttttaaatcagataaaaccaaaaaaaaaaaattagaaaccctCACCCATGCTTTAACCGGTAACCATTAAAGAAATACGTAGAATAAGAAGTAAATGAATGAAAGGGAAAAGAATAAGAGAAAAATCTATTCATCTCCTAATTTGATAATGAATAATTGtagttttttattctttaaatatTAAGAAATATCAAAGAATCATAGgtaataaatattaatgtaaatggtgtaaattgtaaaaaataataaaaaactcattattttcacTCATTCTCGTGGTCACCATTTAAAACTTTAATCCACACAGCCAAACTTTGAGTCCATAAAGGCTAGTCATAAGCGCCAAATGAGTTTTTGACGAAACAAAATGATCAAAAGATTCTTAAACCAATAATATAacatttcatttaaaaaaagggagaattgccaagtgtgactcaaaacttggagtcaaacccaaaacaataccccaacttgggtcaaagacaaaaataacctaaaagactattgaaattacaactatccccttgtgaccaaacaaaaaaacggaattttttttacgtttctacccctcgcaagtcgtctgtttagacgacttgaaaataagtcgtccagacgacttaactgaaagtcgtctggacagttagtcttaaacataatttaaaaattttgtaaaaaatattttgataagtgaaaaatgggaattatgtaattaacatatgtcttaggaggtataaattaagatataacaaatttcaattgttttcagcatagatgagtgaaagtagtgagtcatgatattctttagtttatgtttcatcaacatatgttgtagtattgtatgtgttcttagggttagattttggaaagcattaaaaccgtttttgaaaatttttaaaattacttatgcgtgttcatttctatgtatagtaaacactatttaagtataatttgattttataacgtggttagttagttaatctagtcattttagtttaggggttcattttagggtctaggacgacttaatattttgtcgtctgaaaacagacgactaaatattaagtcgtctgttgtacattatcagccagaataagtcgtctaaaccggatcAAACCTTaaatttaccaatgtacttttaaagctaaccggattatttacccaatatataaggtgatttttattttttttgtttcatttttcacgaaattcagaaaccctaacagttctctctcaaaggcgatttcgaattcccacgatttccgaacaaaccatcgttctcaacgtcagctatctatctcacttcattctcaccgttgtcgccgcagcttcttctaaccctagcgccgccgattcctctaaaccctagcgccgccgattcctctaacccctagcgccgccgcttccactatttctgaacaaaccgtcgccctcgccaccgtggtcaccaacgttctcaccgccgcttcctctaaacactagcgccgccgcttcttctaaaccctagcgccgccgcttcttctctgtaaaccttagcgccgtttctctgtaaaccctaacgccgctaagtcatcaatctcgaggaaaagatgaacataaaacgttgtctctatcaatttactcattctcaccgtttcacgtttattttttcagatcaataaccgcaatgacgagtactccaactccttctgcgactggaagacttgtaagtaatttaagtcgtctggaaagtcttccacctggacgacttagtagatgacttaaatataagtcgtccatttggaagactttccagacgacttaaatttaagtcgtctactaagtcgtctggacttatattgttgtctttgattattttgcagacaaaaaggatggatattccagaactcccccgaaggttatacacatcaggggaagagccagaagcccacaatagcatttcgtatcatacggataacagcaagttgcatactgctcttaggaaagctcttactgatgacgaatttgaagagctcaaggagtcgagtttgggagttttcatcaagttcaaggagcagggatttggttgggcttcaaggctggtttactacatgctcagtttcaagctggacattaagaagaagtatgagatgtggtctctcgttggtccagaacctttgaggttttcactgttagagtttgaaaacctcactggtctaaactgcgagtacatcgaggaccttgagacaccaaaatgtgacgttaccccagagatggtttctttctgggggatgctgggagttcatctggaagctgggccaactactgatcagataatagcagcactgaagagatgcggggattggtccagggaagatcgcaagcggctcgcgtacctctccatcttcactggattcattgaagggagaaagttttcaaccgctacacgatctactctggcaaggctagtgatggatttagaacggtttgagaattatccatgggggagagtcgcgtttaaggtgctgatggactctttgtggaacaaagaaattgctggctgttacaccgctgaaaggtgtacccacggccaacaatggtgattgtggcgtgtacactgtaaagtacattgaatgtcatgcgctcgggggctcctttgaccctaaagactttgctaggtgcaacgcgaagaaaatgagggataatatggcggtggatatatggaaggagcttgttgatcagcatctgaaagaaaatgtggatggtgataagttcgtgggcatgtatgattagatttgtatttgaacatgattttttaacatgatttttgtatttgaacatgattttttaacatgatttttgtatttgaacatgatttttgaacatgatttttgtatttgaacatgattttttaacatgatttttgtatttgaacatgatataagttgtctggaagaaataagtcgtctggaaggttttccaactggacgacttacaaataagtcgtcttgaaggttttccaactggacgacttacaaataagtcgtctagaaggtttggacgacttattataagtcgtctggaaggttttccaactggacgacttacaaataagtcgtctagaaggtttggacgacttgaagggatagtagaaggtagtctaaaaataaaatacacttgaagggatagtagaaggtcgtctaaaaataaaatacactggacgacttagtagaaggtcgtctaaaaataaaatacacttgaagggatagtagaaggtcgtctaaaaataaaatacactggacgacttagtagaaggtcgtctaaaaataaaatacactggacgactaaatatttagtcgtctagacgggtaatcaagacgggacgacttaaatttaggtcgtctggacaactagtcaactggttgtgtacattgtggtttcgtatggccagtttccttgcagtttgagcatctccgtgccctgtgtttcttcctgggtttgtgtcctctcatcctagatagctccaaccaagattgccatcttgatttcttcggtctcccccgaccacgctttagttctggaggaaagcattctcgttcctcaatatgttgtgacacgataggatatatattctctgagtatcctgcatacagataattctttgagtacagtggacatacaagtgtggagatatgcaaaccagcatgtattccagcagctatagcatgagagcaaggtattttctccactccatagacaccacaatcacactttgcatgttccaaatcaaccacacagtccattttgccacctttgacaaagaaatgccatccatcaattggttcgaccgtcatcatacccgctatctcttctcgaacagcaagcaagtattcaacagcccggctatgttcagttgtgagactcaaagcatcttgtctccttttccaataccattttcctaacttctgccttatgaactccagcaggaacgtaatcggaaatcctcttgctcgcttcagtgcggaattaatagattcagcaatgttgcttgtttttatgttgaacctgttccccttacaataaacccttgaccatagcctgacgtcggctttctccaaatacgttgcaagttccgggtttgcactccgtatctcagccatgtaccggtcaaaatcgtaaaccgtgtgagcataagcagcccctttcaccaagtacatgagatgtttccctttaaactttttgacaatgttatcttgaaggtgataataacatattcctcgggttgcccaaggaaacaccttatcacacgcacttttaatggccttgtgccggtcggagactatcaccagaggcttgtcatgagatatacaactagccaattttgtgaaaaaccattcccaagaaggtatatcttcctcatccacgatcccaaaagccaatgggaatatctgaaaattgccatcttgtgcggctgcaactaacatagttcctccatactttccacttaggtgagttccatccaccacaatgacccttctctgatacttaaaacctttgatagaagctccaaaagagagaaatagatacttaaatcttttcatagaatcaagttctatcgccgtgatagaatcaggatttgcaatggagatttgctcgagatatgatgccagacgcgaatacccttcttctgctgatcctctcaccaatctttgtgcatataacagtgctctgtatgaagtggtgtaatcaagcgccatgccaaacatgttcctcattgcatcagtgatatgctgcggagttatcccatcaatgattccaacatgatcaatgaaaagactacctacatacttcggagtacagtgtctccgctgagcgattcggtctcccgctgagcataaatgtttttccacatactttgttacccaaaacgtgtttgtcccatgtttgacactcgctctggccttccatccacaatagctaaccggacatgttgccaccacgagagttttcgttgatttgtataatctgaaagaaaacttacccctcactgctgccaaccgcagctctgaaagcagtgcacccttgctaacaaaactctggttgacatagatggtaccattcgattttcctccttcaatagcatttgtcttagcatatgccttttggatttcttcaaaacaaatattatcatcatcttcctcgtcctcatctggaacctttccataaagactgtaatccccaccattctgatccgtttcaccaacaatagaattatcagcatcctcctccccattttcctcctccccatcttgattttcatcttcaacaaactcattatcaccaacatcttcatcatcaccaccaacatcttcttcccattcaccagcttcatcattatcaccaacatctttttcccattcaccagcttcatcaatatctcttttctctgaaaccgtttcgaccttgctgcggcttgatacacaaagacatactctatgggttttgagtatctccagcaagtttcgaacttgtctatcacttgtaacatgaatgggaaaactgcctggagccatcatcatttctgctggtaatgagtagctaatctccacactcactgttctcatgtccaggttataatcttcttgagccattgcaacaagttcagcatgtgttgaatcttcattcaataaaaacaatcttgctcctttgagatcatcaaccacaaaatcccaacggaaatctctcaacaaccattctccatacactgcatgtaactgaaaaatcatctgcaaatattcaaaataaaacacattagtaaacatagagaaaatgaagaagttcaataaacattgccgcagacgacttagcattaagtcgtccagaagacttcaaggtaagtcgtctaaagatgtcacttttgcaattgaaaattaaaagggacgacttaattctaagtcgtccggctttgtttgttaaaaaaaaaacttcagacgacttatatataagtcgtctacgagaaacgggctagttttgcatttgactgaatcgtgtcagatctttgactatttctggacgacttataattcagtcgtctctaggaaagttaaaatttcaatattttatgaaaacttgacgacttacgtgtaagtcgtcctaatgttagttttgtaattgaaaaataaaacttgaaatttaactttctccagacgacttagatgaaagtcgtccagctaaacgacttaatttaaggtcgtccgggataagcaaggtttgaccagaaaattgggaaaaattctggacgactttgctttccccggacgactttaaattaagtcttctggagggacgactttatattaagtcgtctggttaaagttaaattatgaagttttatttttcaattacaaaactaacctaggacgacttacacgtaagtcgtcaagttttcataaaatattaaaattttaactttcccagagacgactgaattataagtcgtccagaaatagtcaaagatctgacacgattcggtcaaatgcaaaactagcccgtttctcgtagacgacgtatatataagtcgtctggagtgttttttttaacaaacaaagctggacgacttaatttaagtcgtccgtttgaccagcagactcatcagtaagtcttctacatacagatgacttactagtaagtcttctacgcgaacagatcttgaaaaaaaattcaaattcgtaccttaaactaggtgagatgacttcgtttgcacacagggtcttctccaaccacccagaacctcaaacgaaagcaaccgtaagtaaaaacgaaagaaatatggctctgtcaaccatagcccatattttgaatcaaaagcttgagttttttggatgaatatagagagaaagtgaaagaaatgttgtttttagttcataacaattgaaacagagagagtgtaaagagatttacgtgcattaaagggcattaaaagctccaaacagttcgtacaaggttgttgccactattcattgcagtggcaatattttaaatacttgaagaatatgaggttgagacagtaaagaagccattttcgaaaaaaaaaaaacaaaatgttaatggcattttcgtagataaaatgcaggtgtggggttaaaatctcaaaaaaaaaaaaagtcaaaagaaaatgttagttttctgtttgacttcaagttttgagttacttttgcaaaaagcccttaaaaaaaagataaacttttgtgatcaaatTGCTCTGATTGACTAAGGAAGCAATGTagtattacataaaatatacataacaTTCTAGCCACTGGGTTGTTATGGACAGTTATAATTCTTTTCTAGGATATAGGTTTCAATTTCCCTTCAAACTATGTTGGAAGAGAAATACCATAGAATatcactaaaaaagtttttgtaacaaatatagactttaaggattaaaatgaccaaaatgtttcattaaagagataaatatacatttatacccctagagttaactaatcaaaatcttaaggtttagagttaagggcaTGATTATTGGGGGGTCCTTGCTCTTGGGTCcttaatacaaatatatgtgtatTAAGGATCCAAGAGCAAGGACCCCCAATAATCATGACCTAAGGGGTGGGTGGAGATTTGAGattgaagtttaaaattttataaaataaaaaataaatattaaaattttgaaaataaaaattttaaaaatagtttcaaaaagtattttcgaattacaaaaataaaatttgaaaaaaaaaaaaaaagaatttcgaAAAAGAAagcttcagaaaaaaaaattataaaaaagttctaatttgaaaacatataatctaaaactataatttttttttatatatatctaaggTATTAAGgtctttttacctattaaatgaaatattttagtcattttcttcttcatgATCTATTTTTatgatcaaaacttgaaaattgtctATTTAGAAGAATTGTCCATGTTAAAATTCCTAATCCTGATATATTCACAACTCTGTgacaaaaacagaaaagaatAATACATACTGTGCAAACGTCGTCTTCCCGTAGCTTTTTATACGCTGCTTTCAGAAGCTAGACATGTGTATCAAAATTTCAAGAAATTGTCGCTGAAGTTGCAGATTTAAGAAATTTGTATAACCAAATGTAAACGTTACATACACTCGCCCCCACCAATAACATCAATTGCTAGAAGAACACaaggcaacaacaacaaaagcatATAACTGGTTTGgatacaaaaaacaaaacaaatataaaaatgaaatggcAGAGAAACATATCACAACCTGATTGTTCAACTTCAGCATGTATTGATCCCATCTTTGCAATCCATGGTAAGGTTATTGAACGTCTCAACACGTGTCTTCCCCCTAATAAACACCTCTGTATCAACAGCCACTCTCATGTACCCATCAAACTCAACTGGTTTCCCATTGTTCAATAGACTCGTCTCATTGTACCACTCACTGTTATTCCCCCACAAGTAGCTATAATCATCAAGCAAGTGAACCTTGTACTGAGATCTCAACTTatcaaagtaattataaaacgGTTCATTAGTCGCGACGTACAAGTTCCTCCATGGTTGAACCAATCCTCTAAGCTTATTCAAAATCGCATCAGGCCATGTATCTTCATCCAAATGCGGCCATAGCTTCTTGTCCATGGCTTTCTCGCCTCTAACAACATGAACCGCATCAAAGTCCCAATCCATCTTCCCACTAATCTCAGAGACAATGTTCATCAGCCTCTTTGATTTCCACAGCGTCTGCCACGGTCTTTCAACATACTTTGAAGCTTCGCCTTCGCACACTCTATACCAATAGTTTTCAGGCTCAGGTGCATCAAACTGTCTCCATATAATCGTGCTCTTATCTTTACTTAGCTGCAGAGGCGACACTTTATGCGTCTTAACTTTCCTAACCGCAACTTTCCGCTTATGCGACCGGTTCCATTTCTTCCAATCTCTTACGAACTCACCTTCCTCAACAATAGAAGCAGATTCTTTAAGATGCTCAAAATCAAAGTAGTACCGAAAGTCCTTACCTTCCTCATCAACCCCCTTTGAGCTATAACTCGAAGACAAACACAAACTCAAATCCATAACAAAAGTCCTGTTCAAGTACATAGCCTCTCCTAACCCACACAAGAAACTCCAC
The window above is part of the Brassica napus cultivar Da-Ae chromosome C3, Da-Ae, whole genome shotgun sequence genome. Proteins encoded here:
- the LOC106415286 gene encoding uncharacterized protein LOC106415286, whose protein sequence is MKESDLTTEPIAQNLIKLISNVCFSVFVFTVLIFTVIAVTYQPPDPWLESAPALTKLLTANENATFKIDGSMLNTGEDIASSPISPPANSTGPVTEATIELSEEKIGNMTVNSSSVDCDDLKVVNCSDPRVLVAVQRFNLRVFKSIVFLEYETPVNGSKPDECDVSWRFRNKKEKSWRRYRDFRRFKFAFGENCTYEVFHTSGWHSGVNARRFRIKPRGGGGGGPKAPRGAGRDPEINDTIPTLGSQTNFRRGKYLYYSRGGDYCKGMNQYMWSFLCGLGEAMYLNRTFVMDLSLCLSSSYSSKGVDEEGKDFRYYFDFEHLKESASIVEEGEFVRDWKKWNRSHKRKVAVRKVKTHKVSPLQLSKDKSTIIWRQFDAPEPENYWYRVCEGEASKYVERPWQTLWKSKRLMNIVSEISGKMDWDFDAVHVVRGEKAMDKKLWPHLDEDTWPDAILNKLRGLVQPWRNLYVATNEPFYNYFDKLRSQYKVHLLDDYSYLWGNNSEWYNETSLLNNGKPVEFDGYMRVAVDTEVFIRGKTRVETFNNLTMDCKDGINTC